In Falco cherrug isolate bFalChe1 chromosome 2, bFalChe1.pri, whole genome shotgun sequence, the following are encoded in one genomic region:
- the FANCB gene encoding Fanconi anemia group B protein isoform X2 gives MLLSEQEQFLSYNGEVLIFQLSKTRHVEETADETMNLCVRRMAFNRDTKLFVEKSSGAFSMRASHLKIEIVCSSCVMDSRTGIILPCVLVKKKKRNNAVKYLLLLLHNSNQFEQSFHFKLDYELKEDIRFFTGPSVLWRHANKLFYISSNTCTVLSAPIQLSSVVWTGEIEDEGTVILGIRTACLPENEDEDEFSTSDRAIWGSEFFGYAIETQKMLTGTCFMPHAYSRVVSSVYVCKNKILKKRLQISLVAITQKNQLIWFQDGLPKGVCELPYEKPCSVKPAVTNSNDLLLIVSFASGDICVVQRRDSLQVASKWQKVKSVLVDDFIGSGSEQLLLLFEDESNADPLSTFKITDLGDVNYAAGCTSIQELQQHLGLKRRVILESCRALIDLVEERNHILPTAKEEGLVSLWDDVENPPHSLNKETSLASRVPEHFTEKLWQRVVGDSLVVGVKLTESFCLSLSDVSLSLVMDQDSSSISPIIKCRNKIIKLNKAFSALAIASCQIEPPPKKMKLDLHNKNDLKKEFPKRCSRVQLDGAKTVIAVTSLSPLLAFHHVCCIVLLHAKKQKHQNDSLQESKKITVLCGKFLLSLEDISNGKYSVKMIRDSSYCTGSMEDILAVLAVSVRFSFQIVSSDCTLTPVNSWLLGEMECTPFKECHDNIFCHKAGNVYGTVFNWTLKNPCEGVLTLFCRNLTVLFQCLHSLTRVLPPNCDVKLLRSGSKSVLTEQLALALEREMLTLRSSFFSKESKVENNLTWGTEPGKKISDASAASLLDSEEGVQQFRKKFQNEREESVLSMNQTLNGALYQEVALKIVEAQLSSDTIVWRLSKS, from the exons atGCTTCTAAGTGAGCAAGAACAATTCTTGTCCTACAATGGCGAAGTCCTCATATTTCAGCTGTCAAAAACAAGACATGTGGAAGAAACAGCTGATGAAACAATGAACTTATGTGTCAGAAGAATGGCATTCAACAGAGACACTAAGCTGTTTGTTGAGAAGTCTTCTGGAGCGTTCAGCATGCGTGCCAGTCActtaaaaattgaaatagttTGTTCTAGCTGCGTAATGGATTCCAGAACAGGGATTATCCTTCCCTGCGTtttggtgaaaaagaaaaaacggaACAATGCTGTCAAATACCTTCTATTGTTGCTTCACAACTCAAATCAATTTGAAcagtcttttcattttaaattggaTTATGAGCTGAAAGAAGACATCAGGTTCTTTACTGGCCCTTCAGTCTTGTGGAGGCATGCCAACAAGCTGTTCTACATCTCTTCCAACACCTGCACGGTTCTAAGTGCTCCCATTCAGCTTTCTTCTGTTGTGTGGACAGGTGAAATTGAGGATGAAGGCACTGTTATCTTAGGGATAAGAACTGCTTGCCTGCCAGAAAATGAAGATGAGGATGAGTTTTCCACTTCAGACAGAGCCATCTGGGGTAGTGAGTTCTTTGGATATGCAATTGAAACACAAAAAATGCTAACTGGCACATGCTTTATGCCTCATGCTTACAGCAGAGTGGTATCTTCTGTGTATGTCTGCAAGAATAAGATACTGAAAAAACGGCTCCAAATATCACTTGTCGCCATAACCCAAAAGAATCAGCTTATTTGGTTCCAAGATGGTCTCCCTAAAGGTGTTTGTGAGCTTCCTTATGAGAAACCATGTTCAGTAAAACCAGCGGTAACCAATAGCAATGATTTGCTATTAATTGTGTCTTTTGCCTCTGGAGATATCTGTGTTGTACAGAGGAGAGACAGCTTACAG GTGGCCTCCAAATGGCAAAAAGTGAAATCTGTTCTGGTGGATGATTTTATTGGCTCTGGAAGTGAGCAACTGTTACTGCTTTTTGAGGATGAGTCCAATGCAGACCCCTTAAGTACATTCAAAATAACGGATCTTGGAGACGTCAACTATGCA GCTGGTTGCACATCTATTCAAGAGCTACAGCAACATTTAGGACTCAAAAGGAGAGTTATTCTAGAATCTTGTAGAGCATTAATAGATCTTGTTGAGGAAAGAAACCATATTCTACCTACTGCAAAAGAG GAAGGTCTTGTCTCTCTCTGGGATGATGTAGAAAATCCTCCTCATTCTCTTAATAAAGAGACATCATTGGCGTCTAGAGTTCCAGAGCACTTCACAGAGAAATTGTGGCAGCGTGTTGTGGGTGACAGCTTGGTAGTTGGAGTAAAGCTAACTGAATCATTTTGCTT GTCACTGAGTGATGTCAGTCTATCTTTAGTGATGGATCAAGACTCCTCTTCAATTTCTCCGATTATCAAGTGTCGAAATAAAATCATTAAGCTGAACAAAGCCTTCTCAGCGTTGGCCATCGCCTCATGTCAAATTGAACCTCCTCCAAAAAAGATGAAATTGGACTTGCATAACAAGAATGATCTGAAAAAAGAGTTTCCTAAGAGATGTTCAAGGGTTCAGCTTGATGGAGCAAAGACAGTTATTGCTGTTACCAGCCTTTCACCATTGCTGGCATTTCATCATGTATGTTGCATAGTTCTTCTACATGCgaagaaacaaaagcatcaaAATGATAGTTTACAGGAGAGCAAAAAGATTACTGTACTCTGTGGGAAATTTTTATTAAGCCTGGAAGatatttcaaatggaaaatattcagTAAAGATGATCAGGGATAGTAGTTACTGTACAG GTTCCATGGAAGATATACTTGCTGTTCTTGCAGTCTCTGTCAGGTTCTCCTTTCAGATTGTGTCTTCTGATTGCACATTGACTCCAGTAAATTCATGGTTACTCGGGGAAATGGAATGCACACCATTTAAGGAATGCCATGACAACATATTTTGTCATAAAGCAGGAAATGTGTATGGTACAGTTTTTAACTGGACCCTGAAAAACCCATGTGAAGGAGTTCTAACATTATTTTGCAG aaatctgACTGTCTTGTTCCAGTGCCTTCATAGCCTGACTAGAGTTCTCCCACCAAACTGTGATGTAAAACTCCTGAGATCTGGAAGCAAAAGCGTACTTACTGAACAGTTAGCACTGGCTTTGGAGAGAGAAATGCTCACCTTAAGGAGTTCTTTCTTCTCAAAAGAAAGTAAAGTGGAAAACAATTTGACATGGGGGACTGAGCCTGGCAAGAAAATCAGTGATGCTTCTGCGGCTTCTTTACTGGACAGTGAGGAAGGAGTTCAGCAGTTCAGAAAGAAGTTTCAGAATGAACGGGAAGAGAGCGTGCTAAGTATGAATCAAACATTGAATGGTGCCCTTTACCAGGAAGTTGCTTTGAAAATAGTAGAAGCTCAGCTCAGTTCAGATACGATTGTGTGGAGGCTGAGCAAGTCCTAG
- the FANCB gene encoding Fanconi anemia group B protein isoform X1: MLLSEQEQFLSYNGEVLIFQLSKTRHVEETADETMNLCVRRMAFNRDTKLFVEKSSGAFSMRASHLKIEIVCSSCVMDSRTGIILPCVLVKKKKRNNAVKYLLLLLHNSNQFEQSFHFKLDYELKEDIRFFTGPSVLWRHANKLFYISSNTCTVLSAPIQLSSVVWTGEIEDEGTVILGIRTACLPENEDEDEFSTSDRAIWGSEFFGYAIETQKMLTGTCFMPHAYSRVVSSVYVCKNKILKKRLQISLVAITQKNQLIWFQDGLPKGVCELPYEKPCSVKPAVTNSNDLLLIVSFASGDICVVQRRDSLQVASKWQKVKSVLVDDFIGSGSEQLLLLFEDESNADPLSTFKITDLGDVNYARGINYKRDVPTAEGLQENGLLTVRALETRLQAGCTSIQELQQHLGLKRRVILESCRALIDLVEERNHILPTAKEEGLVSLWDDVENPPHSLNKETSLASRVPEHFTEKLWQRVVGDSLVVGVKLTESFCLSLSDVSLSLVMDQDSSSISPIIKCRNKIIKLNKAFSALAIASCQIEPPPKKMKLDLHNKNDLKKEFPKRCSRVQLDGAKTVIAVTSLSPLLAFHHVCCIVLLHAKKQKHQNDSLQESKKITVLCGKFLLSLEDISNGKYSVKMIRDSSYCTGSMEDILAVLAVSVRFSFQIVSSDCTLTPVNSWLLGEMECTPFKECHDNIFCHKAGNVYGTVFNWTLKNPCEGVLTLFCRNLTVLFQCLHSLTRVLPPNCDVKLLRSGSKSVLTEQLALALEREMLTLRSSFFSKESKVENNLTWGTEPGKKISDASAASLLDSEEGVQQFRKKFQNEREESVLSMNQTLNGALYQEVALKIVEAQLSSDTIVWRLSKS, translated from the exons atGCTTCTAAGTGAGCAAGAACAATTCTTGTCCTACAATGGCGAAGTCCTCATATTTCAGCTGTCAAAAACAAGACATGTGGAAGAAACAGCTGATGAAACAATGAACTTATGTGTCAGAAGAATGGCATTCAACAGAGACACTAAGCTGTTTGTTGAGAAGTCTTCTGGAGCGTTCAGCATGCGTGCCAGTCActtaaaaattgaaatagttTGTTCTAGCTGCGTAATGGATTCCAGAACAGGGATTATCCTTCCCTGCGTtttggtgaaaaagaaaaaacggaACAATGCTGTCAAATACCTTCTATTGTTGCTTCACAACTCAAATCAATTTGAAcagtcttttcattttaaattggaTTATGAGCTGAAAGAAGACATCAGGTTCTTTACTGGCCCTTCAGTCTTGTGGAGGCATGCCAACAAGCTGTTCTACATCTCTTCCAACACCTGCACGGTTCTAAGTGCTCCCATTCAGCTTTCTTCTGTTGTGTGGACAGGTGAAATTGAGGATGAAGGCACTGTTATCTTAGGGATAAGAACTGCTTGCCTGCCAGAAAATGAAGATGAGGATGAGTTTTCCACTTCAGACAGAGCCATCTGGGGTAGTGAGTTCTTTGGATATGCAATTGAAACACAAAAAATGCTAACTGGCACATGCTTTATGCCTCATGCTTACAGCAGAGTGGTATCTTCTGTGTATGTCTGCAAGAATAAGATACTGAAAAAACGGCTCCAAATATCACTTGTCGCCATAACCCAAAAGAATCAGCTTATTTGGTTCCAAGATGGTCTCCCTAAAGGTGTTTGTGAGCTTCCTTATGAGAAACCATGTTCAGTAAAACCAGCGGTAACCAATAGCAATGATTTGCTATTAATTGTGTCTTTTGCCTCTGGAGATATCTGTGTTGTACAGAGGAGAGACAGCTTACAG GTGGCCTCCAAATGGCAAAAAGTGAAATCTGTTCTGGTGGATGATTTTATTGGCTCTGGAAGTGAGCAACTGTTACTGCTTTTTGAGGATGAGTCCAATGCAGACCCCTTAAGTACATTCAAAATAACGGATCTTGGAGACGTCAACTATGCA agaGGTATTAATTATAAACGTGATGTGCCTACTGCAGAAGGATTGCAAGAAAATGGTTTGCTTACTGTCCGAGCCCTTGAAACAAGATTACAG GCTGGTTGCACATCTATTCAAGAGCTACAGCAACATTTAGGACTCAAAAGGAGAGTTATTCTAGAATCTTGTAGAGCATTAATAGATCTTGTTGAGGAAAGAAACCATATTCTACCTACTGCAAAAGAG GAAGGTCTTGTCTCTCTCTGGGATGATGTAGAAAATCCTCCTCATTCTCTTAATAAAGAGACATCATTGGCGTCTAGAGTTCCAGAGCACTTCACAGAGAAATTGTGGCAGCGTGTTGTGGGTGACAGCTTGGTAGTTGGAGTAAAGCTAACTGAATCATTTTGCTT GTCACTGAGTGATGTCAGTCTATCTTTAGTGATGGATCAAGACTCCTCTTCAATTTCTCCGATTATCAAGTGTCGAAATAAAATCATTAAGCTGAACAAAGCCTTCTCAGCGTTGGCCATCGCCTCATGTCAAATTGAACCTCCTCCAAAAAAGATGAAATTGGACTTGCATAACAAGAATGATCTGAAAAAAGAGTTTCCTAAGAGATGTTCAAGGGTTCAGCTTGATGGAGCAAAGACAGTTATTGCTGTTACCAGCCTTTCACCATTGCTGGCATTTCATCATGTATGTTGCATAGTTCTTCTACATGCgaagaaacaaaagcatcaaAATGATAGTTTACAGGAGAGCAAAAAGATTACTGTACTCTGTGGGAAATTTTTATTAAGCCTGGAAGatatttcaaatggaaaatattcagTAAAGATGATCAGGGATAGTAGTTACTGTACAG GTTCCATGGAAGATATACTTGCTGTTCTTGCAGTCTCTGTCAGGTTCTCCTTTCAGATTGTGTCTTCTGATTGCACATTGACTCCAGTAAATTCATGGTTACTCGGGGAAATGGAATGCACACCATTTAAGGAATGCCATGACAACATATTTTGTCATAAAGCAGGAAATGTGTATGGTACAGTTTTTAACTGGACCCTGAAAAACCCATGTGAAGGAGTTCTAACATTATTTTGCAG aaatctgACTGTCTTGTTCCAGTGCCTTCATAGCCTGACTAGAGTTCTCCCACCAAACTGTGATGTAAAACTCCTGAGATCTGGAAGCAAAAGCGTACTTACTGAACAGTTAGCACTGGCTTTGGAGAGAGAAATGCTCACCTTAAGGAGTTCTTTCTTCTCAAAAGAAAGTAAAGTGGAAAACAATTTGACATGGGGGACTGAGCCTGGCAAGAAAATCAGTGATGCTTCTGCGGCTTCTTTACTGGACAGTGAGGAAGGAGTTCAGCAGTTCAGAAAGAAGTTTCAGAATGAACGGGAAGAGAGCGTGCTAAGTATGAATCAAACATTGAATGGTGCCCTTTACCAGGAAGTTGCTTTGAAAATAGTAGAAGCTCAGCTCAGTTCAGATACGATTGTGTGGAGGCTGAGCAAGTCCTAG
- the FANCB gene encoding Fanconi anemia group B protein isoform X3, whose amino-acid sequence MLLSEQEQFLSYNGEVLIFQLSKTRHVEETADETMNLCVRRMAFNRDTKLFVEKSSGAFSMRASHLKIEIVCSSCVMDSRTGIILPCVLVKKKKRNNAVKYLLLLLHNSNQFEQSFHFKLDYELKEDIRFFTGPSVLWRHANKLFYISSNTCTVLSAPIQLSSVVWTGEIEDEGTVILGIRTACLPENEDEDEFSTSDRAIWGSEFFGYAIETQKMLTGTCFMPHAYSRVVSSVYVCKNKILKKRLQISLVAITQKNQLIWFQDGLPKGVCELPYEKPCSVKPAVTNSNDLLLIVSFASGDICVVQRRDSLQVASKWQKVKSVLVDDFIGSGSEQLLLLFEDESNADPLSTFKITDLGDVNYARGINYKRDVPTAEGLQENGLLTVRALETRLQAGCTSIQELQQHLGLKRRVILESCRALIDLVEERNHILPTAKEEGLVSLWDDVENPPHSLNKETSLASRVPEHFTEKLWQRVVGDSLVVGVKLTESFCLSLSDVSLSLVMDQDSSSISPIIKCRNKIIKLNKAFSALAIASCQIEPPPKKMKLDLHNKNDLKKEFPKRCSRVQLDGAKTVIAVTSLSPLLAFHHVCCIVLLHAKKQKHQNDSLQESKKITVLCGKFLLSLEDISNGKYSVKMIRDSSYCTGSMEDILAVLAVSVRFSFQIVSSDCTLTPVNSWLLGEMECTPFKECHDNIFCHKAGNVYGTVFNWTLKNPCEGVLTLFCSAFIA is encoded by the exons atGCTTCTAAGTGAGCAAGAACAATTCTTGTCCTACAATGGCGAAGTCCTCATATTTCAGCTGTCAAAAACAAGACATGTGGAAGAAACAGCTGATGAAACAATGAACTTATGTGTCAGAAGAATGGCATTCAACAGAGACACTAAGCTGTTTGTTGAGAAGTCTTCTGGAGCGTTCAGCATGCGTGCCAGTCActtaaaaattgaaatagttTGTTCTAGCTGCGTAATGGATTCCAGAACAGGGATTATCCTTCCCTGCGTtttggtgaaaaagaaaaaacggaACAATGCTGTCAAATACCTTCTATTGTTGCTTCACAACTCAAATCAATTTGAAcagtcttttcattttaaattggaTTATGAGCTGAAAGAAGACATCAGGTTCTTTACTGGCCCTTCAGTCTTGTGGAGGCATGCCAACAAGCTGTTCTACATCTCTTCCAACACCTGCACGGTTCTAAGTGCTCCCATTCAGCTTTCTTCTGTTGTGTGGACAGGTGAAATTGAGGATGAAGGCACTGTTATCTTAGGGATAAGAACTGCTTGCCTGCCAGAAAATGAAGATGAGGATGAGTTTTCCACTTCAGACAGAGCCATCTGGGGTAGTGAGTTCTTTGGATATGCAATTGAAACACAAAAAATGCTAACTGGCACATGCTTTATGCCTCATGCTTACAGCAGAGTGGTATCTTCTGTGTATGTCTGCAAGAATAAGATACTGAAAAAACGGCTCCAAATATCACTTGTCGCCATAACCCAAAAGAATCAGCTTATTTGGTTCCAAGATGGTCTCCCTAAAGGTGTTTGTGAGCTTCCTTATGAGAAACCATGTTCAGTAAAACCAGCGGTAACCAATAGCAATGATTTGCTATTAATTGTGTCTTTTGCCTCTGGAGATATCTGTGTTGTACAGAGGAGAGACAGCTTACAG GTGGCCTCCAAATGGCAAAAAGTGAAATCTGTTCTGGTGGATGATTTTATTGGCTCTGGAAGTGAGCAACTGTTACTGCTTTTTGAGGATGAGTCCAATGCAGACCCCTTAAGTACATTCAAAATAACGGATCTTGGAGACGTCAACTATGCA agaGGTATTAATTATAAACGTGATGTGCCTACTGCAGAAGGATTGCAAGAAAATGGTTTGCTTACTGTCCGAGCCCTTGAAACAAGATTACAG GCTGGTTGCACATCTATTCAAGAGCTACAGCAACATTTAGGACTCAAAAGGAGAGTTATTCTAGAATCTTGTAGAGCATTAATAGATCTTGTTGAGGAAAGAAACCATATTCTACCTACTGCAAAAGAG GAAGGTCTTGTCTCTCTCTGGGATGATGTAGAAAATCCTCCTCATTCTCTTAATAAAGAGACATCATTGGCGTCTAGAGTTCCAGAGCACTTCACAGAGAAATTGTGGCAGCGTGTTGTGGGTGACAGCTTGGTAGTTGGAGTAAAGCTAACTGAATCATTTTGCTT GTCACTGAGTGATGTCAGTCTATCTTTAGTGATGGATCAAGACTCCTCTTCAATTTCTCCGATTATCAAGTGTCGAAATAAAATCATTAAGCTGAACAAAGCCTTCTCAGCGTTGGCCATCGCCTCATGTCAAATTGAACCTCCTCCAAAAAAGATGAAATTGGACTTGCATAACAAGAATGATCTGAAAAAAGAGTTTCCTAAGAGATGTTCAAGGGTTCAGCTTGATGGAGCAAAGACAGTTATTGCTGTTACCAGCCTTTCACCATTGCTGGCATTTCATCATGTATGTTGCATAGTTCTTCTACATGCgaagaaacaaaagcatcaaAATGATAGTTTACAGGAGAGCAAAAAGATTACTGTACTCTGTGGGAAATTTTTATTAAGCCTGGAAGatatttcaaatggaaaatattcagTAAAGATGATCAGGGATAGTAGTTACTGTACAG GTTCCATGGAAGATATACTTGCTGTTCTTGCAGTCTCTGTCAGGTTCTCCTTTCAGATTGTGTCTTCTGATTGCACATTGACTCCAGTAAATTCATGGTTACTCGGGGAAATGGAATGCACACCATTTAAGGAATGCCATGACAACATATTTTGTCATAAAGCAGGAAATGTGTATGGTACAGTTTTTAACTGGACCCTGAAAAACCCATGTGAAGGAGTTCTAACATTATTTTGCAG TGCCTTCATAGCCTGA